Proteins encoded within one genomic window of Bombus terrestris chromosome 11, iyBomTerr1.2, whole genome shotgun sequence:
- the LOC100644613 gene encoding cholinesterase isoform X3: protein MAAYTLYSSIGRVCFYLCFLAITVLCQEQIPPGSRYYSRDGVYVPQTGPDHRTDTYVYKDRRYGYRPSYWDSVYRGPTRAPDSRYLYEHTTSRLPLPGILGGWREDLQGRKRSDSKNLPIDVTVTTAYGQVQGFKVYLYDDPQARHRPWSLPVERVTKHVNVFLGIPYAMPPIKEGRFKPPKTHKGWQLLQAVDWGPACPQPSAYTGATKGIRDVDEDCLYLNIFTPDISSGLAKLYPVMFYIHGGEFTHGASNLFPAHMLAAFYDVVVVSINYRLGALGFLSTGDENSPGNYGILDQAMALRWVYDNIRAFNGNPDAITLFGPGAGAASAGLLMVAPKTRDMVSKVIAQSGSALADWAVIADKYRAQNTSKVYAESLGCSIESSWRLVQCLKNGRSFFELGNSELKQHIGMFPWAPVLDTNFTVPSDNWYEDWRETDWRFFVETPEESIKSHKFTDNLAYMAGVTTQEAAFLIYNNATLAKNQYIIDAESFDQKIWELVLKYNYTLNSQGVYEAIKYMYTYWPDPTNITHIRDQYINLLTDFHYVAPFDKIAKLLVEKRVPTYLYVLNTTVEALTLPQWRSVSHNTELLWLTGAPFMDVATIFSEFFPQKWKLKRDMWTDNDRNMSHFFMKAYANFATYGNPTPSQILGLHFDVAKPGQLRYLNINTTYNSSILLNYRQTESAFWSMYLPTVIGRLVPTYPPVTEYWWEPKEPLQIAFWSVSTACLLLIVLSVVCCMLWRNAKSKTKAARLYADNLTITTAETSSWCETTNLRRESRI, encoded by the exons ATGGCCGCATATACTTTATACTCGTCGATTGGACGCGTTTGTTTTTATCTGTGCTTCCTCGCAATTACGGTGTTATGTCAGGAACAAATACCCCCGGGTAGTCGGTATTACAGTCGCGATGGAGTATATGTGCCTCAAACCGGACCAGATCACCGAACCGACACTTATGTTTACAAAGATAGAAGGTATGGGTATCGTCCTAGTTACTGGGATTCTGTTTACAGAGGACCCACCAGAGCACCAGATAGTCGGTACCTTTACGAG CATACAACTTCAAGACTCCCTTTACCTGGTATATTGGGTGGTTGGCGAGAAGATCTTCAAGGAAGAAAGAGGTCTGATTCTAAAAATCTACCTATAGATGTTACTGTGACCACAGCTTATGGACAAGTGCAAGgatttaaagtttatttatatgATGATCCACAAGCAAGGCATAGGCCCTGGAGTTTACCAGTTGAAAGGGTTACAAAGCATGTTAATGTATTCCTCGGTATTCCTTATGCTATGCCACCTATAAAGGAAGGTCGATTTAAACCACCCAAAACTCATAAAGGTTGGCAATTACTGCAAGCTGTTGATTGGGGACCAGCTTGTCCTCAGCCCAGTGCATATACTGGTGCTACTAAAGGAATCCGTGATGTGGATGAAGACtgtttatatttgaatatttttacaccagATATTAGCTCTGGTTTAGCTAAGCTATACCCAGTAATGTTCTATATTCATGGTGGAGAATTTACTCATGGAGCAAGCAATTTGTTTCCAGCTCACATGTTGGCTGCATTTTACGATGTAGTAGTTGTTTCTATTAACTATCGACTAGGAGCTCTAGGATTTCTAAGTACAGGAGATGAGAATAGCCCTGGAAATTATGGAATTTTGGATCAAGCTATGGCATTGAGGTGGGTGTATGATAATATCAGAGCTTTTAATGGTAATCCTGATGCAATAACTCTTTTTGGACCTGGTGCTGGAGCAGCAAGTGCTGGATTATTAATGGTTGCACCTAAAACCAGAGATATGGTATCAAAAGTGATAGCTCAATCAGGTTCTGCATTGGCAGATTGGGCTGTCATAGCAGATAAATACAGGGCACAGAATACATCTAAAGTATATGCAGAATCACTAGGCTGTAGCATAGAAAGCAGCTGGAGATTGGTGCAGTGTTTGAAGAATGGTAGATCCTTTTTTGAACTTGGTAATTCTGAATTGAAGCAACATATTGGAATGTTTCCTTGGGCTCCTGTATTGGATACTAATTTCACAGTACCAAGTGACAATTGGTACGAAGATTGGAGAGAAACAGATTGGCGCTTCTTTGTGGAAACACCTGAAGAAAGCATAAAAAGTCATAAATTTACAGATAACTTAGCATACATGGCTGGTGTAACTACTCAGGAAGCAGCATTccttatat ATAACAATGCCACATTAGCCAAGAATCAGTATATTATAGATGCGGAATCATTCGATCAGAAAATTTGGGAACTTGTTCTCAAATACAACTACACTCTAAATTCTCAAGGAGTTTATGAAGCTATAAAATACATGTACACATATTGGCCAGATCCGACTAATATTACCCACATTCGCGATCAGTATATTAAT CTGTTGACTGATTTTCACTATGTTGCTCCTTTTGATAAAATAGCAAAACTTTTGGTAGAAAAACGTGTACCTACATATTTGTATGTGCTAAATACAACTGTAGAAGCATTAACATTACCACAGTGGCGAAGTGTTTCTCACAACACAGAACTTCTTTGGCTAACAGGGGCACCTTTCATGGATGTTG CTACTATCTTTTCAGAATTCTTCCCTCAAAAATGGAAGTTGAAGCGTGACATGTGGACAGACAACGATCGCAATATGAGTCACTTTTTCATGAAAGCGTATGCAAATTTTGCAACGTATGG AAATCCGACACCATCGCAAATTTTGGGTTTGCATTTTGATGTTGCTAAGCCTGGACAATTACGGTATTTGAACATTAATACTACTTACAATAGctcaattttattgaattaccgACAAACTGAAAGTGCCTTCTGGTCTATGTATTTACCAACGGTTATTGGTCGTTTGGTACCTACATATCCTCCAGTTACTGAA tattggTGGGAGCCAAAAGAACCTTTACAAATTGCCTTTTGGTCTGTTTCCACTGCGTGTCTATTGTTAATCGTGCTTTCCGTAGTATGCTGTATGCTTTGGCGCAATGCCAAAAG CAAAACAAAGGCTGCCAGATTATACGCAG ACAATCTGACCATTACTACAGCGGAGACATCCTCATGGTGCGAGACGACGAACCTTCGGAGGGAATCGAGAATATGA
- the LOC100644613 gene encoding cholinesterase isoform X1 — MAAYTLYSSIGRVCFYLCFLAITVLCQEQIPPGSRYYSRDGVYVPQTGPDHRTDTYVYKDRRYGYRPSYWDSVYRGPTRAPDSRYLYEHTTSRLPLPGILGGWREDLQGRKRSDSKNLPIDVTVTTAYGQVQGFKVYLYDDPQARHRPWSLPVERVTKHVNVFLGIPYAMPPIKEGRFKPPKTHKGWQLLQAVDWGPACPQPSAYTGATKGIRDVDEDCLYLNIFTPDISSGLAKLYPVMFYIHGGEFTHGASNLFPAHMLAAFYDVVVVSINYRLGALGFLSTGDENSPGNYGILDQAMALRWVYDNIRAFNGNPDAITLFGPGAGAASAGLLMVAPKTRDMVSKVIAQSGSALADWAVIADKYRAQNTSKVYAESLGCSIESSWRLVQCLKNGRSFFELGNSELKQHIGMFPWAPVLDTNFTVPSDNWYEDWRETDWRFFVETPEESIKSHKFTDNLAYMAGVTTQEAAFLIYNNATLAKNQYIIDAESFDQKIWELVLKYNYTLNSQGVYEAIKYMYTYWPDPTNITHIRDQYINLLTDFHYVAPFDKIAKLLVEKRVPTYLYVLNTTVEALTLPQWRSVSHNTELLWLTGAPFMDVATIFSEFFPQKWKLKRDMWTDNDRNMSHFFMKAYANFATYGNPTPSQILGLHFDVAKPGQLRYLNINTTYNSSILLNYRQTESAFWSMYLPTVIGRLVPTYPPVTEYWWEPKEPLQIAFWSVSTACLLLIVLSVVCCMLWRNAKRQSDHYYSGDILMVRDDEPSEGIENMTRTSKENIHEYRDTPPVRSRIPRQNESKLQERLSHNRKFSSTPSLRSNSNISLKDMRSEGFVTSSPNGQPRLSKAISQSSLPKSKSKTHLVQGVPQTAV, encoded by the exons ATGGCCGCATATACTTTATACTCGTCGATTGGACGCGTTTGTTTTTATCTGTGCTTCCTCGCAATTACGGTGTTATGTCAGGAACAAATACCCCCGGGTAGTCGGTATTACAGTCGCGATGGAGTATATGTGCCTCAAACCGGACCAGATCACCGAACCGACACTTATGTTTACAAAGATAGAAGGTATGGGTATCGTCCTAGTTACTGGGATTCTGTTTACAGAGGACCCACCAGAGCACCAGATAGTCGGTACCTTTACGAG CATACAACTTCAAGACTCCCTTTACCTGGTATATTGGGTGGTTGGCGAGAAGATCTTCAAGGAAGAAAGAGGTCTGATTCTAAAAATCTACCTATAGATGTTACTGTGACCACAGCTTATGGACAAGTGCAAGgatttaaagtttatttatatgATGATCCACAAGCAAGGCATAGGCCCTGGAGTTTACCAGTTGAAAGGGTTACAAAGCATGTTAATGTATTCCTCGGTATTCCTTATGCTATGCCACCTATAAAGGAAGGTCGATTTAAACCACCCAAAACTCATAAAGGTTGGCAATTACTGCAAGCTGTTGATTGGGGACCAGCTTGTCCTCAGCCCAGTGCATATACTGGTGCTACTAAAGGAATCCGTGATGTGGATGAAGACtgtttatatttgaatatttttacaccagATATTAGCTCTGGTTTAGCTAAGCTATACCCAGTAATGTTCTATATTCATGGTGGAGAATTTACTCATGGAGCAAGCAATTTGTTTCCAGCTCACATGTTGGCTGCATTTTACGATGTAGTAGTTGTTTCTATTAACTATCGACTAGGAGCTCTAGGATTTCTAAGTACAGGAGATGAGAATAGCCCTGGAAATTATGGAATTTTGGATCAAGCTATGGCATTGAGGTGGGTGTATGATAATATCAGAGCTTTTAATGGTAATCCTGATGCAATAACTCTTTTTGGACCTGGTGCTGGAGCAGCAAGTGCTGGATTATTAATGGTTGCACCTAAAACCAGAGATATGGTATCAAAAGTGATAGCTCAATCAGGTTCTGCATTGGCAGATTGGGCTGTCATAGCAGATAAATACAGGGCACAGAATACATCTAAAGTATATGCAGAATCACTAGGCTGTAGCATAGAAAGCAGCTGGAGATTGGTGCAGTGTTTGAAGAATGGTAGATCCTTTTTTGAACTTGGTAATTCTGAATTGAAGCAACATATTGGAATGTTTCCTTGGGCTCCTGTATTGGATACTAATTTCACAGTACCAAGTGACAATTGGTACGAAGATTGGAGAGAAACAGATTGGCGCTTCTTTGTGGAAACACCTGAAGAAAGCATAAAAAGTCATAAATTTACAGATAACTTAGCATACATGGCTGGTGTAACTACTCAGGAAGCAGCATTccttatat ATAACAATGCCACATTAGCCAAGAATCAGTATATTATAGATGCGGAATCATTCGATCAGAAAATTTGGGAACTTGTTCTCAAATACAACTACACTCTAAATTCTCAAGGAGTTTATGAAGCTATAAAATACATGTACACATATTGGCCAGATCCGACTAATATTACCCACATTCGCGATCAGTATATTAAT CTGTTGACTGATTTTCACTATGTTGCTCCTTTTGATAAAATAGCAAAACTTTTGGTAGAAAAACGTGTACCTACATATTTGTATGTGCTAAATACAACTGTAGAAGCATTAACATTACCACAGTGGCGAAGTGTTTCTCACAACACAGAACTTCTTTGGCTAACAGGGGCACCTTTCATGGATGTTG CTACTATCTTTTCAGAATTCTTCCCTCAAAAATGGAAGTTGAAGCGTGACATGTGGACAGACAACGATCGCAATATGAGTCACTTTTTCATGAAAGCGTATGCAAATTTTGCAACGTATGG AAATCCGACACCATCGCAAATTTTGGGTTTGCATTTTGATGTTGCTAAGCCTGGACAATTACGGTATTTGAACATTAATACTACTTACAATAGctcaattttattgaattaccgACAAACTGAAAGTGCCTTCTGGTCTATGTATTTACCAACGGTTATTGGTCGTTTGGTACCTACATATCCTCCAGTTACTGAA tattggTGGGAGCCAAAAGAACCTTTACAAATTGCCTTTTGGTCTGTTTCCACTGCGTGTCTATTGTTAATCGTGCTTTCCGTAGTATGCTGTATGCTTTGGCGCAATGCCAAAAG ACAATCTGACCATTACTACAGCGGAGACATCCTCATGGTGCGAGACGACGAACCTTCGGAGGGAATCGAGAATATGACTCGTACTTCGAAGGAGAACATCCACGAATATCGTGACACACCACCTGTCAGATCTAGGATACCGCGGCAAAATGAATCAAAGCTTCAAGAACGATTGTCGCATAATCGTAAATTTAGTTCTACTCCATCGCTAAGGAGTAATTCTAATATCTCGCTGAAAGATATGCGTTCGGAAGGATTTGTTACCAGTTCACCAAATGGACAACCTAGATTAAGCAAAGCTATAAGCCAGTCCTCATTACCTAAAAGTAAAAGCAAAACACATTTAGTTCAAGGTGTTCCACAAACAGCGGTATGA
- the LOC100644613 gene encoding cholinesterase isoform X4, producing MAAYTLYSSIGRVCFYLCFLAITVLCQEQIPPGSRYYSRDGVYVPQTGPDHRTDTYVYKDRRYGYRPSYWDSVYRGPTRAPDSRYLYEHTTSRLPLPGILGGWREDLQGRKRSDSKNLPIDVTVTTAYGQVQGFKVYLYDDPQARHRPWSLPVERVTKHVNVFLGIPYAMPPIKEGRFKPPKTHKGWQLLQAVDWGPACPQPSAYTGATKGIRDVDEDCLYLNIFTPDISSGLAKLYPVMFYIHGGEFTHGASNLFPAHMLAAFYDVVVVSINYRLGALGFLSTGDENSPGNYGILDQAMALRWVYDNIRAFNGNPDAITLFGPGAGAASAGLLMVAPKTRDMVSKVIAQSGSALADWAVIADKYRAQNTSKVYAESLGCSIESSWRLVQCLKNGRSFFELGNSELKQHIGMFPWAPVLDTNFTVPSDNWYEDWRETDWRFFVETPEESIKSHKFTDNLAYMAGVTTQEAAFLIYNNATLAKNQYIIDAESFDQKIWELVLKYNYTLNSQGVYEAIKYMYTYWPDPTNITHIRDQYINLLTDFHYVAPFDKIAKLLVEKRVPTYLYVLNTTVEALTLPQWRSVSHNTELLWLTGAPFMDVATIFSEFFPQKWKLKRDMWTDNDRNMSHFFMKAYANFATYGNPTPSQILGLHFDVAKPGQLRYLNINTTYNSSILLNYRQTESAFWSMYLPTVIGRLVPTYPPVTEYWWEPKEPLQIAFWSVSTACLLLIVLSVVCCMLWRNAKR from the exons ATGGCCGCATATACTTTATACTCGTCGATTGGACGCGTTTGTTTTTATCTGTGCTTCCTCGCAATTACGGTGTTATGTCAGGAACAAATACCCCCGGGTAGTCGGTATTACAGTCGCGATGGAGTATATGTGCCTCAAACCGGACCAGATCACCGAACCGACACTTATGTTTACAAAGATAGAAGGTATGGGTATCGTCCTAGTTACTGGGATTCTGTTTACAGAGGACCCACCAGAGCACCAGATAGTCGGTACCTTTACGAG CATACAACTTCAAGACTCCCTTTACCTGGTATATTGGGTGGTTGGCGAGAAGATCTTCAAGGAAGAAAGAGGTCTGATTCTAAAAATCTACCTATAGATGTTACTGTGACCACAGCTTATGGACAAGTGCAAGgatttaaagtttatttatatgATGATCCACAAGCAAGGCATAGGCCCTGGAGTTTACCAGTTGAAAGGGTTACAAAGCATGTTAATGTATTCCTCGGTATTCCTTATGCTATGCCACCTATAAAGGAAGGTCGATTTAAACCACCCAAAACTCATAAAGGTTGGCAATTACTGCAAGCTGTTGATTGGGGACCAGCTTGTCCTCAGCCCAGTGCATATACTGGTGCTACTAAAGGAATCCGTGATGTGGATGAAGACtgtttatatttgaatatttttacaccagATATTAGCTCTGGTTTAGCTAAGCTATACCCAGTAATGTTCTATATTCATGGTGGAGAATTTACTCATGGAGCAAGCAATTTGTTTCCAGCTCACATGTTGGCTGCATTTTACGATGTAGTAGTTGTTTCTATTAACTATCGACTAGGAGCTCTAGGATTTCTAAGTACAGGAGATGAGAATAGCCCTGGAAATTATGGAATTTTGGATCAAGCTATGGCATTGAGGTGGGTGTATGATAATATCAGAGCTTTTAATGGTAATCCTGATGCAATAACTCTTTTTGGACCTGGTGCTGGAGCAGCAAGTGCTGGATTATTAATGGTTGCACCTAAAACCAGAGATATGGTATCAAAAGTGATAGCTCAATCAGGTTCTGCATTGGCAGATTGGGCTGTCATAGCAGATAAATACAGGGCACAGAATACATCTAAAGTATATGCAGAATCACTAGGCTGTAGCATAGAAAGCAGCTGGAGATTGGTGCAGTGTTTGAAGAATGGTAGATCCTTTTTTGAACTTGGTAATTCTGAATTGAAGCAACATATTGGAATGTTTCCTTGGGCTCCTGTATTGGATACTAATTTCACAGTACCAAGTGACAATTGGTACGAAGATTGGAGAGAAACAGATTGGCGCTTCTTTGTGGAAACACCTGAAGAAAGCATAAAAAGTCATAAATTTACAGATAACTTAGCATACATGGCTGGTGTAACTACTCAGGAAGCAGCATTccttatat ATAACAATGCCACATTAGCCAAGAATCAGTATATTATAGATGCGGAATCATTCGATCAGAAAATTTGGGAACTTGTTCTCAAATACAACTACACTCTAAATTCTCAAGGAGTTTATGAAGCTATAAAATACATGTACACATATTGGCCAGATCCGACTAATATTACCCACATTCGCGATCAGTATATTAAT CTGTTGACTGATTTTCACTATGTTGCTCCTTTTGATAAAATAGCAAAACTTTTGGTAGAAAAACGTGTACCTACATATTTGTATGTGCTAAATACAACTGTAGAAGCATTAACATTACCACAGTGGCGAAGTGTTTCTCACAACACAGAACTTCTTTGGCTAACAGGGGCACCTTTCATGGATGTTG CTACTATCTTTTCAGAATTCTTCCCTCAAAAATGGAAGTTGAAGCGTGACATGTGGACAGACAACGATCGCAATATGAGTCACTTTTTCATGAAAGCGTATGCAAATTTTGCAACGTATGG AAATCCGACACCATCGCAAATTTTGGGTTTGCATTTTGATGTTGCTAAGCCTGGACAATTACGGTATTTGAACATTAATACTACTTACAATAGctcaattttattgaattaccgACAAACTGAAAGTGCCTTCTGGTCTATGTATTTACCAACGGTTATTGGTCGTTTGGTACCTACATATCCTCCAGTTACTGAA tattggTGGGAGCCAAAAGAACCTTTACAAATTGCCTTTTGGTCTGTTTCCACTGCGTGTCTATTGTTAATCGTGCTTTCCGTAGTATGCTGTATGCTTTGGCGCAATGCCAAAAGGTAA
- the LOC100644613 gene encoding cholinesterase isoform X2: MAAYTLYSSIGRVCFYLCFLAITVLCQEQIPPGSRYYSRDGVYVPQTGPDHRTDTYVYKDRRYGYRPSYWDSVYRGPTRAPDSRYLYEHTTSRLPLPGILGGWREDLQGRKRSDSKNLPIDVTVTTAYGQVQGFKVYLYDDPQARHRPWSLPVERVTKHVNVFLGIPYAMPPIKEGRFKPPKTHKGWQLLQAVDWGPACPQPSAYTGATKGIRDVDEDCLYLNIFTPDISSGLAKLYPVMFYIHGGEFTHGASNLFPAHMLAAFYDVVVVSINYRLGALGFLSTGDENSPGNYGILDQAMALRWVYDNIRAFNGNPDAITLFGPGAGAASAGLLMVAPKTRDMVSKVIAQSGSALADWAVIADKYRAQNTSKVYAESLGCSIESSWRLVQCLKNGRSFFELGNSELKQHIGMFPWAPVLDTNFTVPSDNWYEDWRETDWRFFVETPEESIKSHKFTDNLAYMAGVTTQEAAFLIYNNATLAKNQYIIDAESFDQKIWELVLKYNYTLNSQGVYEAIKYMYTYWPDPTNITHIRDQYINLLTDFHYVAPFDKIAKLLVEKRVPTYLYVLNTTVEALTLPQWRSVSHNTELLWLTGAPFMDVEFFPQKWKLKRDMWTDNDRNMSHFFMKAYANFATYGNPTPSQILGLHFDVAKPGQLRYLNINTTYNSSILLNYRQTESAFWSMYLPTVIGRLVPTYPPVTEYWWEPKEPLQIAFWSVSTACLLLIVLSVVCCMLWRNAKRQSDHYYSGDILMVRDDEPSEGIENMTRTSKENIHEYRDTPPVRSRIPRQNESKLQERLSHNRKFSSTPSLRSNSNISLKDMRSEGFVTSSPNGQPRLSKAISQSSLPKSKSKTHLVQGVPQTAV, from the exons ATGGCCGCATATACTTTATACTCGTCGATTGGACGCGTTTGTTTTTATCTGTGCTTCCTCGCAATTACGGTGTTATGTCAGGAACAAATACCCCCGGGTAGTCGGTATTACAGTCGCGATGGAGTATATGTGCCTCAAACCGGACCAGATCACCGAACCGACACTTATGTTTACAAAGATAGAAGGTATGGGTATCGTCCTAGTTACTGGGATTCTGTTTACAGAGGACCCACCAGAGCACCAGATAGTCGGTACCTTTACGAG CATACAACTTCAAGACTCCCTTTACCTGGTATATTGGGTGGTTGGCGAGAAGATCTTCAAGGAAGAAAGAGGTCTGATTCTAAAAATCTACCTATAGATGTTACTGTGACCACAGCTTATGGACAAGTGCAAGgatttaaagtttatttatatgATGATCCACAAGCAAGGCATAGGCCCTGGAGTTTACCAGTTGAAAGGGTTACAAAGCATGTTAATGTATTCCTCGGTATTCCTTATGCTATGCCACCTATAAAGGAAGGTCGATTTAAACCACCCAAAACTCATAAAGGTTGGCAATTACTGCAAGCTGTTGATTGGGGACCAGCTTGTCCTCAGCCCAGTGCATATACTGGTGCTACTAAAGGAATCCGTGATGTGGATGAAGACtgtttatatttgaatatttttacaccagATATTAGCTCTGGTTTAGCTAAGCTATACCCAGTAATGTTCTATATTCATGGTGGAGAATTTACTCATGGAGCAAGCAATTTGTTTCCAGCTCACATGTTGGCTGCATTTTACGATGTAGTAGTTGTTTCTATTAACTATCGACTAGGAGCTCTAGGATTTCTAAGTACAGGAGATGAGAATAGCCCTGGAAATTATGGAATTTTGGATCAAGCTATGGCATTGAGGTGGGTGTATGATAATATCAGAGCTTTTAATGGTAATCCTGATGCAATAACTCTTTTTGGACCTGGTGCTGGAGCAGCAAGTGCTGGATTATTAATGGTTGCACCTAAAACCAGAGATATGGTATCAAAAGTGATAGCTCAATCAGGTTCTGCATTGGCAGATTGGGCTGTCATAGCAGATAAATACAGGGCACAGAATACATCTAAAGTATATGCAGAATCACTAGGCTGTAGCATAGAAAGCAGCTGGAGATTGGTGCAGTGTTTGAAGAATGGTAGATCCTTTTTTGAACTTGGTAATTCTGAATTGAAGCAACATATTGGAATGTTTCCTTGGGCTCCTGTATTGGATACTAATTTCACAGTACCAAGTGACAATTGGTACGAAGATTGGAGAGAAACAGATTGGCGCTTCTTTGTGGAAACACCTGAAGAAAGCATAAAAAGTCATAAATTTACAGATAACTTAGCATACATGGCTGGTGTAACTACTCAGGAAGCAGCATTccttatat ATAACAATGCCACATTAGCCAAGAATCAGTATATTATAGATGCGGAATCATTCGATCAGAAAATTTGGGAACTTGTTCTCAAATACAACTACACTCTAAATTCTCAAGGAGTTTATGAAGCTATAAAATACATGTACACATATTGGCCAGATCCGACTAATATTACCCACATTCGCGATCAGTATATTAAT CTGTTGACTGATTTTCACTATGTTGCTCCTTTTGATAAAATAGCAAAACTTTTGGTAGAAAAACGTGTACCTACATATTTGTATGTGCTAAATACAACTGTAGAAGCATTAACATTACCACAGTGGCGAAGTGTTTCTCACAACACAGAACTTCTTTGGCTAACAGGGGCACCTTTCATGGATGTTG AATTCTTCCCTCAAAAATGGAAGTTGAAGCGTGACATGTGGACAGACAACGATCGCAATATGAGTCACTTTTTCATGAAAGCGTATGCAAATTTTGCAACGTATGG AAATCCGACACCATCGCAAATTTTGGGTTTGCATTTTGATGTTGCTAAGCCTGGACAATTACGGTATTTGAACATTAATACTACTTACAATAGctcaattttattgaattaccgACAAACTGAAAGTGCCTTCTGGTCTATGTATTTACCAACGGTTATTGGTCGTTTGGTACCTACATATCCTCCAGTTACTGAA tattggTGGGAGCCAAAAGAACCTTTACAAATTGCCTTTTGGTCTGTTTCCACTGCGTGTCTATTGTTAATCGTGCTTTCCGTAGTATGCTGTATGCTTTGGCGCAATGCCAAAAG ACAATCTGACCATTACTACAGCGGAGACATCCTCATGGTGCGAGACGACGAACCTTCGGAGGGAATCGAGAATATGACTCGTACTTCGAAGGAGAACATCCACGAATATCGTGACACACCACCTGTCAGATCTAGGATACCGCGGCAAAATGAATCAAAGCTTCAAGAACGATTGTCGCATAATCGTAAATTTAGTTCTACTCCATCGCTAAGGAGTAATTCTAATATCTCGCTGAAAGATATGCGTTCGGAAGGATTTGTTACCAGTTCACCAAATGGACAACCTAGATTAAGCAAAGCTATAAGCCAGTCCTCATTACCTAAAAGTAAAAGCAAAACACATTTAGTTCAAGGTGTTCCACAAACAGCGGTATGA